In Acidimicrobiales bacterium, a single window of DNA contains:
- a CDS encoding pyridoxamine 5'-phosphate oxidase family protein, giving the protein MPPSDTSPTARSTVRRLAARCRYDVETIHAIVDEALICHVGFAVDGRPWVVPTAFARIDDDLYLHGAVGNFALRALTSGIEACITFTLVDGLVLARAAFHHSMNYRSVMAFGRPQPVIDEAGKEKAVMAILEHLVPGRTADTRPPTSEELRATLVVRFPLDEASAKVRTGPPGGPGAPPLGRGDPVVPRTGSGGSGWAGSEASAEVLTTEEASRTIRRFPAERDGMHTGGLVLS; this is encoded by the coding sequence GTCGAAACCATCCACGCCATCGTCGACGAGGCGCTGATCTGCCATGTCGGCTTCGCCGTCGACGGGCGGCCCTGGGTCGTGCCCACCGCCTTCGCCCGGATCGACGACGACCTCTACCTCCATGGGGCGGTAGGCAACTTCGCCCTACGCGCCTTGACCAGTGGGATCGAGGCGTGCATCACCTTCACGCTCGTGGACGGGCTGGTGCTGGCCCGCGCGGCGTTCCACCACTCCATGAACTACCGCTCGGTAATGGCCTTCGGGCGGCCACAGCCGGTCATCGACGAGGCCGGCAAGGAGAAGGCGGTCATGGCCATTCTCGAGCACCTCGTCCCCGGGCGCACCGCCGACACCCGCCCGCCGACGTCAGAAGAGCTGAGGGCGACGCTCGTCGTGCGCTTTCCGCTCGACGAAGCGTCGGCAAAGGTGCGCACCGGTCCGCCCGGAGGACCTGGCGCTCCCCCACTGGGCCGGGGTGATCCCGTTGTCCCTCGTACGGGGTCCGGCGGTTCCGGATGGGCAGGAAGCGAGGCGTCCGCCGAGGTATTGACAACCGAAGAGGCTTCCCGCACTATCAGGCGATTCCCGGCGGAAAGGGACGGAATGCACACTGGGGGTCTTGTCCTGTCATGA